A single Symbiobacterium thermophilum IAM 14863 DNA region contains:
- a CDS encoding amidohydrolase — MSCLAVRDGRVAAVGDEGEVRALQGPGTRVVRLEGRAVVPGLADAHLHILGYALSLDRLALQAARSLAEIRQALATAAARLAPGEWIVGRGWDQDQLAERRLPARQDLDEVCPHHPVFLQRTCNHIAVVNSAALRAAGIDRHSPDPPGGRIDRDPVTGEPTGILRENAVDLVARLIPPVTPARRKELLARALREAVRYGLTQLHTDDCLYAGGLDVAEALFRELIGPEAIPIRITQAIPAEWLAEAAAAGIRTGAGDEWYRWGHVKLYADGSLGGRTAALLEPYADDPSTRGIYIHEREAFIDLVAEAHRLGNQVGCHAIGDGAAALFLDAVAESQRLHPRADARHRMIHCQILSEPLMARMAALGVVGDIQPVFLNTDGHWYVDRVGPERAATSYAWRSMMRHGIALCGGSDCPIEPLNPWYGVHVAVHRQDLTGVPEGGWYPEQRLTPEEALGLYTAGPAYAGFQESFRGRLLPGMAADLAVLDRDPFACDPAELKDVRSTLTMVGGVIAHES, encoded by the coding sequence GTGAGCTGCCTCGCCGTGCGGGACGGCCGGGTCGCTGCGGTCGGTGATGAGGGGGAGGTCCGGGCCCTGCAGGGGCCGGGCACGCGGGTGGTCCGCCTGGAGGGCCGGGCCGTGGTGCCGGGCCTTGCCGACGCGCACCTGCACATCCTGGGCTACGCGCTGTCGCTGGACCGGCTGGCCCTGCAGGCGGCGCGGTCCCTGGCCGAGATCCGCCAGGCCTTGGCGACGGCTGCGGCCCGGCTGGCGCCCGGGGAGTGGATCGTCGGCCGCGGGTGGGACCAGGATCAGCTGGCCGAGCGCCGGCTGCCGGCGCGACAGGACCTGGATGAAGTATGTCCGCACCACCCGGTGTTTCTGCAACGTACCTGCAACCACATTGCGGTGGTCAACAGCGCCGCGCTGCGCGCAGCCGGCATCGACCGACACAGCCCCGATCCCCCCGGCGGCCGCATCGACCGCGATCCCGTCACCGGGGAGCCGACCGGCATCCTCCGGGAGAACGCCGTCGATCTGGTCGCCCGGCTCATCCCACCGGTGACCCCGGCCCGCCGGAAGGAGCTGCTGGCCCGGGCCCTGCGGGAAGCGGTGCGCTACGGGCTGACGCAACTTCACACCGACGACTGCCTGTACGCCGGCGGGTTGGACGTCGCCGAGGCGCTCTTCCGGGAGCTGATCGGACCGGAGGCGATCCCCATCCGCATCACGCAGGCCATCCCGGCCGAATGGCTGGCCGAGGCCGCGGCGGCCGGCATCCGTACGGGGGCCGGCGACGAGTGGTACCGGTGGGGCCACGTCAAGCTGTACGCGGACGGCTCTCTGGGCGGCCGCACCGCGGCGCTGCTGGAGCCCTACGCTGACGATCCCTCCACCCGGGGCATCTACATCCACGAACGGGAGGCGTTCATCGACCTGGTGGCCGAGGCGCACCGGCTGGGCAACCAGGTGGGCTGCCACGCGATCGGCGACGGGGCGGCGGCCCTCTTCCTGGACGCCGTGGCGGAGAGCCAGCGGCTCCATCCCCGGGCAGACGCCCGCCACCGGATGATCCATTGCCAGATCCTCTCGGAGCCGCTGATGGCCCGGATGGCGGCCCTGGGGGTGGTGGGGGACATCCAGCCGGTCTTCCTCAACACCGACGGCCACTGGTACGTCGACCGGGTGGGCCCGGAGCGGGCCGCCACCTCGTACGCCTGGCGGTCGATGATGCGCCACGGGATCGCCCTGTGCGGCGGGTCGGACTGCCCCATCGAGCCGCTCAACCCGTGGTACGGCGTGCACGTCGCCGTTCACCGCCAGGATCTGACCGGCGTCCCGGAGGGCGGCTGGTACCCCGAGCAGCGGCTGACGCCGGAGGAGGCGCTTGGCCTCTACACCGCCGGCCCGGCCTACGCCGGATTCCAGGAGTCCTTCCGCGGCCGGCTCCTGCCCGGCATGGCCGCCGACCTGGCCGTGCTGGACCGGGATCCCTTCGCCTGCGACCCGGCCGAGTTGAAGGACGTCCGGTCGACGCTGACCATGGTCGGCGGGGTCATCGCGCACGAGTCGTGA
- a CDS encoding dipeptidase: MQQVEAYLRERRDEHLRQLMDFLRIPSVSALSEHRSDVRRAAEWLAAELRRIGLNRVEVMETGGHPVVYAERLDNPGGPTALIYGHYDVQPVDPIELWTTPPFEPDIRDGKLYARGASDDKGQVFMHLKVIEALLAAEGRLPVNVKLLIEGEEEVGSENLERFIAAHRDLLKADVVVISDTALYARGVPSLTYALRGLAALEVHVIGAKGDLHSGAFGGAAPNAAQALVQLLATLHRPEGGVAVAGFYDQVRPLTPEEREGFAALGFDEEKLKADLGVDALPGEPGYTALERLWARPTLEINGIFGGFQGEGTKTVIPARAGAKITCRLVPDQDPERVLDAIEAHLKAHCPAGVRLEIRRMGGTPAAITPIDHPAIRAAMQALSDAYGAEARFIRTGGSIPVVGTFGAVLGTPCVLMGFSLEEENFHAPDEHFHLENFDLGMRALSRFWHYLAEGMK, encoded by the coding sequence GTGCAGCAGGTCGAAGCGTACCTGAGAGAGCGCCGTGATGAGCACCTGCGGCAGTTGATGGACTTCCTGCGGATCCCGTCGGTCTCCGCCCTCTCGGAGCACCGGTCGGATGTGCGCCGGGCGGCCGAGTGGCTGGCCGCCGAGCTGCGCCGGATCGGCCTCAACAGGGTCGAGGTGATGGAAACCGGCGGCCATCCGGTCGTCTACGCCGAGCGGCTGGACAACCCCGGCGGCCCGACGGCCCTGATCTACGGCCACTACGACGTGCAGCCCGTCGACCCCATTGAGCTCTGGACCACCCCGCCGTTCGAGCCCGACATCCGGGACGGCAAGCTGTACGCCCGGGGCGCCAGCGACGACAAGGGTCAGGTGTTCATGCACCTGAAGGTGATCGAGGCCCTGCTGGCTGCGGAGGGCCGGCTGCCCGTCAACGTGAAGCTCCTGATCGAGGGCGAGGAGGAAGTCGGCTCCGAAAACCTGGAGCGGTTCATCGCGGCCCACCGGGACCTGCTGAAGGCGGATGTGGTCGTCATCTCCGACACGGCGCTGTACGCCCGGGGCGTCCCGTCCCTCACCTACGCGCTGCGCGGCCTGGCGGCGCTGGAGGTCCACGTCATCGGCGCGAAGGGCGACCTGCACTCCGGCGCCTTCGGCGGCGCCGCGCCCAACGCGGCCCAGGCCCTGGTTCAGCTCCTGGCCACCCTGCACAGGCCGGAGGGCGGCGTCGCGGTGGCGGGCTTCTACGACCAGGTCCGGCCACTGACCCCGGAGGAGCGGGAGGGGTTCGCCGCCCTGGGCTTCGACGAGGAGAAGCTGAAGGCCGACCTGGGCGTCGACGCCCTGCCCGGCGAGCCGGGGTACACGGCTCTGGAGCGGCTCTGGGCCCGGCCGACCCTGGAGATCAACGGGATTTTCGGCGGGTTCCAGGGCGAGGGCACGAAGACCGTCATTCCCGCCCGGGCCGGCGCCAAGATCACCTGCCGCCTGGTGCCCGACCAGGACCCGGAACGGGTGCTGGACGCCATCGAGGCGCACCTGAAGGCCCACTGCCCCGCCGGCGTCAGGCTCGAGATCCGGCGCATGGGCGGCACCCCGGCGGCGATCACGCCCATCGACCACCCGGCCATCCGCGCCGCGATGCAGGCGCTCTCCGACGCCTACGGCGCCGAGGCCCGGTTCATCCGCACCGGCGGGTCGATCCCGGTGGTGGGCACCTTCGGGGCCGTCCTGGGCACGCCGTGCGTGCTGATGGGCTTCAGCCTGGAAGAGGAGAACTTCCACGCCCCGGACGAGCACTTCCACCTGGAGAACTTCGACCTGGGCATGCGGGCCCTGTCCCGGTTCTGGCACTACCTGGCCGAGGGCATGAAGTAG
- a CDS encoding peptide-binding protein yields MQAKGTIRSPIAALLVAGLFLFGCAGTAPPASDGTPRALSVLTYTTPGDATVLLPTLTVDTASSFVTDFIYDGLAVYDDQLNPHPALAESWEVEDDRIYTFKIRRGVTFHDGAPLTAHDVRFTFLTIAHPDYQGARFGDFTAIRGWAELAEAYAAADAAVAAGQLTEEEGRRRKLEAYAHFVETGGLQVPDDYTFRVEAAYPFAPLFTRLTGYGIMPRHLLEPYMSDLLHSPYATAPVGTGAMRLVSWTKNERIVLERNPDWRWSLTGQPAQIDRVIIQIVPDQEAAVTALARGETDVADVPPEMADRFRAEVPEVNLYHYTTFAYTFLGYNLNRPTYGDLRVRRAITHALDREAMVAELLGGYGQVAHSHASPARWDYNPDVPALAYDPDQAARLLEEAGWLPGPDGLRYKDGQPFVMRLAVNEESLLRRQAARFIQEALEPLGIRVEIQRMAWDDFLAHIRSDAKETYLLGWSLGFDPDPHSIFHSQGGFHAITGCADPEIDRLIEAGRSTTDRARRKQIYGELQAALAERQVYTWLFAQDTVVGVNQRVKGVRHGSPRGLFWNWEEWTVDPVR; encoded by the coding sequence ATGCAGGCAAAGGGCACCATTCGCAGTCCGATAGCCGCCTTACTGGTCGCGGGGCTGTTCCTGTTCGGCTGTGCGGGCACGGCGCCGCCGGCGTCCGACGGGACGCCCCGGGCGCTCTCGGTGCTTACCTACACGACGCCCGGCGATGCAACCGTCCTCCTGCCCACGCTCACGGTGGACACCGCCTCCAGCTTTGTCACCGACTTCATCTACGACGGGCTGGCGGTGTACGACGACCAGCTGAATCCCCACCCTGCCCTGGCGGAGTCCTGGGAGGTGGAGGACGACCGCATCTATACGTTCAAGATCCGCAGAGGCGTCACCTTCCATGACGGCGCGCCCCTGACGGCGCACGACGTGCGCTTCACCTTTCTGACCATCGCCCACCCCGACTACCAGGGCGCGCGGTTCGGCGACTTCACCGCCATCCGCGGCTGGGCGGAGCTGGCTGAGGCCTATGCCGCGGCCGATGCGGCGGTGGCGGCCGGGCAGCTGACGGAGGAGGAGGGCCGCAGGCGGAAGCTGGAGGCCTACGCGCACTTCGTGGAAACCGGCGGTCTTCAGGTTCCCGACGACTATACCTTCCGGGTCGAGGCCGCCTACCCGTTCGCGCCCCTGTTCACCCGCCTGACCGGCTACGGCATCATGCCCCGGCATCTGCTGGAGCCCTACATGTCGGACCTGCTCCACTCGCCCTACGCCACCGCGCCCGTGGGCACGGGGGCCATGCGGCTGGTCAGCTGGACCAAGAACGAGCGGATCGTGCTGGAGCGGAACCCGGACTGGCGCTGGTCCCTGACGGGTCAGCCCGCCCAGATCGACCGGGTGATCATCCAGATCGTGCCCGACCAGGAGGCGGCGGTCACCGCGCTGGCCCGGGGCGAGACCGACGTGGCGGACGTGCCGCCGGAGATGGCCGACCGCTTCCGGGCGGAGGTGCCCGAGGTCAACCTGTACCATTACACGACGTTCGCGTATACCTTCCTGGGGTACAACCTGAATCGCCCCACCTACGGCGACCTCCGGGTGCGGCGGGCCATCACCCACGCCCTGGACCGGGAGGCGATGGTGGCCGAACTGCTGGGCGGGTACGGCCAGGTGGCGCACAGCCACGCCTCGCCCGCCCGGTGGGACTACAATCCGGACGTCCCCGCCCTGGCCTACGACCCGGACCAGGCCGCCCGACTCCTGGAGGAGGCCGGGTGGCTGCCGGGCCCCGACGGGCTTCGGTATAAGGACGGCCAGCCCTTCGTCATGCGGCTGGCGGTCAACGAGGAAAGCCTGCTCAGGCGGCAGGCGGCGCGGTTCATCCAGGAAGCCCTGGAGCCGCTGGGCATCCGCGTGGAGATCCAGCGGATGGCGTGGGACGACTTCCTCGCGCACATCAGGAGCGACGCCAAGGAGACCTACCTGCTGGGGTGGAGCCTGGGTTTTGACCCCGATCCCCACTCCATCTTCCATTCCCAGGGCGGGTTCCACGCCATCACCGGCTGCGCGGATCCGGAGATCGACCGGCTGATCGAAGCGGGGCGGTCCACCACCGACCGGGCGCGGCGCAAGCAGATCTACGGCGAGCTCCAGGCGGCCCTGGCCGAGCGGCAGGTCTATACCTGGCTCTTCGCCCAGGACACGGTGGTGGGTGTGAACCAGCGGGTCAAGGGCGTCCGCCACGGCTCGCCCCGGGGGCTCTTCTGGAACTGGGAGGAGTGGACCGTCGACCCCGTTCGTTAA
- a CDS encoding DUF5665 domain-containing protein, with product MPRRWRVKRRAEKGAAGPAHTAAGESLAQMVERLSIALERSNVLDYTVLLQHPWRMLWINFVGGMARGLGIGIGFTVLSAILLYILRGLMMANLPFIGDLIATIVRLVEQQLRP from the coding sequence ATGCCGCGGCGTTGGCGGGTGAAACGGAGGGCGGAGAAAGGCGCGGCGGGTCCGGCGCACACGGCCGCCGGGGAGTCGCTCGCGCAGATGGTGGAGCGGCTCTCCATCGCCCTGGAGCGGTCGAACGTCCTCGATTACACGGTGCTCCTGCAGCACCCGTGGCGCATGCTGTGGATCAACTTCGTGGGCGGGATGGCCCGCGGGCTGGGCATCGGCATCGGCTTCACGGTGCTGTCGGCGATTCTGCTCTATATTCTCCGCGGCCTCATGATGGCCAACCTGCCGTTCATTGGCGATCTGATCGCCACCATCGTTCGGCTGGTCGAGCAGCAGTTGCGCCCCTAG
- a CDS encoding yteA family sporulation protein codes for MQIEELRQMLLQEREAYQRQVAMIEETGLGTSQGDQLQEDSTVDNHPADLGTETFERSKDLGLRSHMLRRIQEIESALQRMDQGTYGICEECGRPIDPERLKAFPSATTCITCQQRREARPDRFVRPIEELVTGPPFSRSFRDRSGDPGYDGEDAWQEVGQYGTSETPQDVPGAVSYEDMYNSDEDVYTIVDPMDALVDEDGEPLQRDDRDWDGGTVQWTEGEEGTLYGPEDMGGEYRWDPGPYFERVMPERQFRRGKFPRRRMGRPRG; via the coding sequence ATGCAGATCGAGGAACTGAGGCAGATGCTCCTGCAGGAGCGGGAGGCGTACCAGCGCCAGGTGGCGATGATCGAGGAGACCGGCCTCGGCACCTCCCAGGGCGACCAGCTCCAGGAGGACAGCACCGTCGACAACCACCCGGCCGACCTGGGCACCGAGACCTTCGAGCGCTCCAAGGACCTGGGGCTGCGCAGCCACATGCTGCGCCGCATTCAGGAGATCGAAAGCGCCCTGCAGCGGATGGACCAGGGCACGTACGGCATCTGCGAGGAGTGCGGCCGGCCGATCGACCCGGAGCGGCTGAAGGCCTTCCCCAGCGCCACCACGTGCATCACCTGCCAGCAGCGGCGGGAGGCCCGGCCGGACCGGTTCGTCCGGCCCATCGAGGAGCTGGTGACCGGCCCGCCGTTCTCCCGCAGCTTCCGCGACCGCTCGGGGGACCCCGGTTACGACGGCGAGGACGCCTGGCAGGAGGTCGGCCAGTACGGCACGTCCGAAACGCCGCAGGACGTCCCCGGCGCGGTCAGCTACGAGGACATGTACAACTCCGACGAGGACGTCTACACCATCGTCGACCCGATGGACGCGCTGGTGGACGAGGACGGCGAGCCCCTGCAGCGGGACGACCGGGACTGGGACGGCGGCACCGTCCAGTGGACCGAGGGCGAGGAAGGCACCCTCTATGGTCCGGAGGACATGGGCGGCGAGTACCGCTGGGATCCGGGGCCCTACTTCGAGCGCGTGATGCCCGAGCGGCAGTTCCGCCGCGGGAAGTTCCCCCGCCGGCGCATGGGCCGTCCGCGCGGATGA
- the lspA gene encoding signal peptidase II, with translation MLSIVLAIVAVVVDQVTKWLVATRMALHSEIEIIPGFFSLQYVHNTGAAFGMLRNGRWFFVAVAALAVAGILYYLRQPESRHPLLRVALGLVMGGAVGNMIDRIATGRVVDFLLFYWRDYYFPNFNVADICVTVGVGLLFLHLVLVERKGTA, from the coding sequence TTGTTAAGCATCGTGCTGGCGATCGTCGCCGTGGTGGTCGACCAGGTGACCAAGTGGCTGGTGGCGACCCGTATGGCCCTTCACAGCGAGATCGAGATCATTCCCGGCTTCTTCTCCCTGCAGTACGTGCACAACACCGGCGCTGCGTTCGGCATGCTCCGGAACGGGCGCTGGTTCTTCGTGGCCGTGGCTGCGCTGGCCGTGGCGGGCATCCTCTACTACCTCCGGCAGCCGGAATCGCGCCATCCGCTGCTGCGGGTCGCCCTGGGGCTCGTGATGGGCGGCGCCGTGGGCAACATGATCGACCGGATCGCCACGGGCCGCGTGGTCGACTTCCTGCTCTTCTATTGGCGTGACTACTACTTCCCGAACTTCAACGTGGCGGATATCTGCGTCACCGTGGGGGTGGGGCTGCTGTTCCTGCACCTGGTGCTGGTGGAGAGGAAGGGGACGGCGTGA
- a CDS encoding RluA family pseudouridine synthase, which produces MREYRITAEEGHPRIDVFLAGRPEIGLSRSRIQALIDEGQVTLNGAMPKARQAVNPGDVIVVRVPDPEPMELVPEDIPLDIVYEDEDILVVNKQRGLVVHPAAGHWTGTLVHALLDKVDDLEGIGGELRPGIVHRLDKDTTGLLVVAKSERAMASLQEQIRDHMVQRVYWALVHGNSMPDTGRIEAPIGRHPRDRKRMAVNPKTGRDAVTYFRVLERYRGYALLECRLETGRTHQIRVHLSFIGHPVVGDPLYGPRKPHLGMPPQALHARQLSFRHPASGEWMEFTVDPPADMMAVVQRLREEA; this is translated from the coding sequence GTGAGGGAGTATCGCATCACCGCGGAAGAGGGTCACCCGCGCATCGATGTCTTCCTGGCCGGGCGGCCGGAGATCGGGCTCTCCCGGTCCCGCATCCAGGCCTTGATCGACGAAGGACAGGTCACGCTGAACGGCGCCATGCCCAAAGCCAGGCAGGCGGTGAACCCCGGGGACGTGATCGTCGTCCGGGTGCCGGACCCCGAGCCGATGGAGCTGGTGCCCGAGGACATCCCGTTGGATATCGTCTACGAGGACGAGGACATCCTGGTGGTCAACAAGCAGCGCGGGCTGGTGGTCCACCCGGCGGCGGGCCACTGGACGGGCACGCTGGTGCACGCCCTGCTGGACAAGGTGGATGATCTGGAAGGTATCGGCGGCGAGCTGCGGCCCGGCATCGTCCACCGGCTGGACAAGGACACCACCGGGCTCCTGGTCGTGGCCAAGAGCGAGCGGGCCATGGCCAGCCTGCAGGAGCAGATCCGGGATCACATGGTCCAGCGGGTGTACTGGGCCCTGGTGCACGGCAACAGCATGCCGGACACGGGGCGGATCGAGGCGCCCATCGGCCGCCACCCGCGGGACCGCAAGCGCATGGCCGTCAACCCCAAGACCGGCCGCGACGCCGTCACCTACTTCCGCGTGCTGGAGCGCTATCGCGGCTACGCCCTGCTGGAGTGCCGGCTGGAGACGGGGCGCACCCACCAGATCCGGGTGCACCTGTCGTTCATCGGCCACCCGGTGGTGGGGGACCCGCTCTACGGCCCCCGCAAGCCGCACCTGGGCATGCCGCCGCAGGCCCTGCACGCGCGGCAGCTCAGCTTCCGGCACCCGGCCAGCGGCGAGTGGATGGAGTTCACCGTCGACCCGCCGGCGGACATGATGGCCGTGGTCCAACGACTGCGGGAGGAGGCGTGA
- the pyrF gene encoding orotidine-5'-phosphate decarboxylase codes for MDQHFGDRLCAAVTRRRSHAVVGIDPVLSRLPEFIRRDAAARYGKTARGAAAALLAFSRLVIDAVADQVALVKPQSAFYEMYGQWGIAAFWETIRYARSRGLLTIADAKRGDIGSTAEAYAAAFFGHPSPLETWEDPDQWADALTVNPYLGSDGLVPFVRRAGARGTGVFLLVKTSNPSSGELQDQPLFSGESLAQQVAKLADSLGEPLVGRSGYSSVGAVVGATYPEDLKLYRAEMPRAILLVPGYGAQGGTAADVVGAFNADGLGAVVSASRSVIYAYRATDPSPAEAVAAIAGAAEAMNRDINAALRAAGKLAW; via the coding sequence GTGGACCAGCACTTCGGCGACCGGCTCTGCGCCGCCGTCACCCGGCGCCGCTCGCACGCCGTGGTCGGCATCGATCCGGTCCTCTCCCGGCTCCCCGAGTTCATCCGGCGGGATGCCGCGGCGCGGTACGGCAAGACGGCGCGGGGCGCGGCCGCGGCCCTGCTTGCCTTCAGCCGGCTGGTGATCGACGCGGTCGCCGACCAGGTGGCCCTGGTGAAGCCCCAGTCGGCCTTTTATGAGATGTACGGCCAGTGGGGCATCGCCGCCTTCTGGGAGACGATCCGCTACGCCCGCAGCAGGGGGCTGCTCACCATCGCCGACGCCAAGCGGGGCGACATCGGCTCCACCGCGGAGGCGTACGCCGCTGCCTTCTTCGGCCACCCGAGCCCGCTGGAGACCTGGGAGGACCCCGACCAGTGGGCGGACGCCCTCACCGTGAACCCGTACCTGGGAAGCGACGGCCTGGTGCCCTTCGTGCGCAGGGCCGGGGCCCGGGGCACCGGCGTCTTCCTCCTGGTGAAGACCTCGAACCCCTCGTCGGGCGAGCTGCAGGACCAGCCGCTGTTCTCCGGCGAGAGCCTGGCCCAGCAGGTGGCCAAGCTGGCGGACTCGCTGGGTGAGCCTCTGGTGGGCCGGTCCGGCTACTCCTCCGTGGGCGCGGTGGTCGGGGCGACCTACCCGGAAGACCTGAAGCTGTACCGAGCCGAGATGCCCCGGGCGATCCTCCTGGTGCCGGGCTATGGCGCCCAGGGGGGCACCGCGGCGGACGTGGTGGGGGCTTTCAACGCCGACGGGCTGGGCGCGGTGGTGAGCGCCTCCCGGTCCGTGATCTACGCCTATCGGGCGACCGATCCTTCCCCGGCCGAGGCGGTGGCGGCGATCGCCGGCGCCGCCGAGGCGATGAACCGCGACATCAACGCGGCCCTCCGGGCGGCGGGCAAGCTGGCCTGGTAG
- the fba gene encoding class II fructose-1,6-bisphosphate aldolase yields MALVTLKEALAQAEAGGYAVPAINVHSLEVLPAVLQVAAEERSPVILQFTEGTLKFCGYDNVRVLAGHLARVTPVPVVLHQDHGASYEVAVRAIQAGFSSVMIDASHLPLEENIAATRKVVELAHACGVSVEAELGRVPGQEEEVVVSEAEATYTDPAEAARFVAETGVDALAVAVGTVHGFYKWEPKLAHDRIAAIREAVRIPLVLHGGSGVPDAEVQRAIQLGIRKVNVSTEGKYAWAQALRQSLADQPGEFDPRPLLTPALKAVQEVVRAKIRMVGSHGKA; encoded by the coding sequence ATGGCTCTGGTTACGCTGAAGGAAGCCCTGGCCCAGGCCGAGGCCGGGGGCTACGCGGTCCCGGCAATCAACGTGCACTCGCTGGAAGTCCTGCCCGCTGTGCTCCAGGTGGCTGCGGAGGAGCGGTCGCCCGTCATCCTGCAGTTTACCGAAGGTACCTTGAAGTTCTGCGGCTATGACAACGTCCGGGTCCTCGCCGGCCACCTGGCCCGGGTGACGCCGGTGCCGGTCGTGCTTCACCAGGACCACGGCGCCTCATACGAGGTGGCGGTGCGGGCCATCCAGGCCGGGTTCTCGTCCGTGATGATCGACGCCTCCCACCTGCCGCTGGAGGAGAACATCGCCGCCACCCGCAAGGTGGTGGAGCTGGCCCACGCCTGCGGCGTGTCCGTGGAGGCCGAGCTCGGGCGGGTGCCGGGGCAGGAGGAGGAGGTCGTCGTCTCCGAGGCCGAGGCCACCTACACCGACCCGGCGGAGGCGGCCCGGTTCGTCGCCGAGACGGGGGTCGACGCCCTGGCCGTGGCCGTCGGCACCGTACATGGCTTCTACAAGTGGGAGCCCAAACTGGCCCACGACCGCATCGCCGCCATCCGGGAGGCGGTGCGCATCCCCCTGGTGCTGCACGGCGGTTCCGGCGTGCCTGACGCGGAGGTGCAGCGCGCGATCCAACTGGGCATCCGCAAGGTGAACGTCTCCACCGAGGGCAAGTACGCCTGGGCGCAGGCGCTGCGCCAGTCCCTGGCCGACCAGCCCGGCGAGTTCGATCCCAGGCCCCTCCTGACCCCGGCCCTGAAGGCGGTGCAGGAAGTGGTGCGGGCCAAGATCCGCATGGTCGGCTCCCATGGGAAGGCGTGA
- the pfkB gene encoding 1-phosphofructokinase: MERYILTVTLNASVDVACTVPGFAAGKINVARAVERVAGGKGNNVARVLRRLGARVVATGFAGGSAGQFIVRDLERRGVVPAYVEVAGESRSCFAITDPESGTVTELREPGAEVSAEDVARFTAHFTRLLDGADLVAISGSAPPGADAGIYRDLVEAARSRGVRVVLDSSGAPLRAALGARPFLVKPNQAELSEWAGAPVRTEAEALDAARRMRETGPEWVLVSLGADGALLVGPDAHGWRAVPPAIRAVNTVGSGDSAVAGLTYGLAEGLPPEELLRLAVACGTANALTSGVADPDPAEVERLKREIRVERIGA, encoded by the coding sequence ATGGAGCGGTACATCCTGACGGTGACCCTGAACGCCTCGGTCGATGTGGCCTGCACCGTCCCCGGCTTCGCCGCGGGGAAGATCAACGTGGCCCGGGCGGTGGAGCGCGTGGCCGGCGGCAAGGGCAACAACGTCGCCCGGGTGCTCCGCCGCCTGGGCGCCCGGGTCGTCGCGACGGGCTTTGCCGGGGGCAGCGCGGGCCAGTTCATCGTGCGGGATCTGGAGCGCCGGGGCGTGGTCCCGGCCTACGTGGAGGTGGCAGGCGAGAGCCGGAGCTGCTTCGCCATCACGGACCCGGAGAGCGGCACCGTCACGGAGCTGCGGGAGCCCGGCGCTGAAGTGTCGGCTGAGGACGTGGCCCGTTTCACGGCGCACTTCACCCGGCTGCTGGACGGCGCGGACCTGGTAGCCATCTCCGGTTCGGCGCCGCCCGGCGCGGATGCGGGCATCTACCGGGACCTGGTGGAAGCCGCCCGCTCCCGCGGGGTGCGGGTCGTGCTGGACAGCAGCGGCGCGCCCCTGCGGGCCGCCCTGGGGGCCCGGCCGTTCCTGGTGAAGCCCAACCAGGCGGAGCTGTCGGAGTGGGCGGGCGCCCCGGTGCGGACGGAGGCGGAGGCGCTGGACGCCGCCCGCCGCATGCGGGAGACCGGGCCGGAGTGGGTGCTCGTCTCCCTGGGGGCGGACGGCGCGCTGCTGGTGGGACCGGACGCGCACGGCTGGCGCGCCGTGCCGCCTGCGATCCGGGCGGTCAACACCGTCGGGTCCGGCGATTCGGCCGTGGCCGGCTTGACGTACGGGCTGGCGGAGGGGCTGCCGCCGGAGGAGCTGCTGCGGCTGGCGGTGGCCTGCGGCACCGCCAACGCGCTCACCAGCGGTGTGGCCGATCCGGACCCGGCCGAGGTCGAGCGGCTGAAGCGGGAGATCCGGGTGGAGCGGATCGGGGCGTAA